A stretch of Electrophorus electricus isolate fEleEle1 chromosome 3, fEleEle1.pri, whole genome shotgun sequence DNA encodes these proteins:
- the kdm4aa gene encoding lysine-specific demethylase 4A, translating to MASDSVGQTPGSNIMIFHPTKEEFKDFSRYVAYMESQGAHRAGMAKVIPPKDWKARRTYDDIDDLVIPAPIQQVVTGESGLFTQYNIQKKPMSVREFRRTANTDKFCNPRYVEFEELERKYWRNLTFNPPLYGADINGTLYDPDVSEWNMGHLNTILDLVEKDSGIKVKGVITPFLYFGMWKSTFAWHTEDMDLYSVNYLHFGEPKSWYVVPPEHGKRLERLAKGFFPGSAQSCEAFLRHKMTLISPSILRKYGIPLEKVTQEAGEFIVTFPFAYHAGFNHGFNCAESTNFATQRWIDYGKQAALCSCRKDMVKISMDVFVRKFQPERYKLWKAGKDNAPIDHSKVTLEVAELLTDEKVQAEERGELSNWTETISQAEEGSERPAEQGGGERAAEREGGERAVTETEKTDNETGETQMITANADRGETPTEKTESGERETENTECEDRETENTSESSEGRTEKEDKGSREVEEDSGRAEKDTADKDTTDKDTTDKDTTDKDTTDKDTAEKDTTDKDTTDKDTADKDTADKDTADKDTADKDTADKDTTDKDTTDKDTTDKDTTDKDTTDKDTTDKDTTDKDTAEKDTADKDTADKDTAEMDTADKDTAEMDTADKDTTDTADKDTADKDTTDTADKDTADKDTADKDTAEMDTADKDTADKATTDKATAEMDTTEMDTTEMDTTEMDTTEKDTTEKDTTEKDTTEKATADKATADKATADKATADKATAEKATAEKATAEKATAEKATAEKATAEMATADKATAEKATAEKATTDKATADKATAEKATAEKATAEMATAEKATAEMATTEKATTEKATTEKDTTEKDTTEKDTTEKATADKATTEKATAEKATAEKATAEKATAEMATTEKATTDKDTTEMEPCKKTHSETHGEEMNSETTHTQRREGEPEQTDMDSREIKTEKEEIDRGQLERENGEKPREKIETLITETARVENETKEQEMERAEWKTQGETGGEIGMDRGETGDEKERGAGEMEEDGSENGETEKVEAARGETEREMAETPRGETDLETGMLGRERNESGGEGAVAEAEEERGGRREALEAGDMQGGGVDTEEGEKEGGGAGIEDGEMERGEVTAEAVDARECEEEEEDTHSAEEERSGSPLQDESSECKQQVAVKRPRDTSAGSGAGFAEAEEQVQQKRARFSQPDPREVEGCVGPADPDGQEGEDSMETDRTPDHPKTPSCLSDKPPVSSPAPIIDTPPSQSRDLTPSATSDVMQPGDITDKTSTSASTFSDVTASSQPASVTTRRSDITSQSNYITSQLSEITSQLPDVITQPSQNNITSLSSDIVSRPVDITSQSHKFTPCHDLKTKPSSVTNLPGDITPPWCALTNKPSKITAKLHSNDITTKPNANDFSIRAKPTHSTRHHGDITPKPCKTSPKFELKSRESIGTRAPPEAIGEHRANSSVNPAQRLFQRTLSPAEVLHVHSYAKGDYSDPEPHSRGARDSDSDTETHSDSQQGAEEGCEDALNSLVKLPRHHPLMKDGISDEELQDQALIDEEGLEGESWAKRLALLWQNRPYNEEREREYNREMGLQSPYCAVCMLFQAHQRSEGGDREPAPIQAGGQVRTKPLIPEVCFTTTTEDSAELHLSTPHLEQDGTSVLISCAQCCVRVHTSCYGVAPERVTKDWRCARCVANALTESCCLCSLRGGALHRANNDKWVHVLCAVAILEARFVNVTERSPIDLSGIPLQRFRLKCYYCKRRMKRTWGCCVQCSHGRCPTSYHPTCAQVAGVLMHPDDWPFVVYVTCCRHKGPSQSERNKESMRDLSVGQKVICKHKNGRYYQCDVVQLSKETFYEVNFDDGSFSDNLFPEDIVGRDCSQLGPPPPGDVVQVRWTDGLIYGAKFVASHVIQMYQVEFEDGSQLTAKRDDVYTLDEELPKRVKSRLSKASDMRFDGMFGEKKEQLSKRQRVINPKYRGDYIEPVIYRAIME from the exons ATGGCCTCAGACTCTGTAGGTCAGACTCCTGGGTCAAATATCATGATCTTTCATCCAACCAAGGAGGAGTTCAAAGACTTCAGCCGCTACGTTGCCTACATGGAGTCACAGGGGGCTCACAGAGCCGGCATGGCAAAG GTCATCCCGCCTAAAGACTGGAAGGCCCGGCGTACTTACGATGACATCGATGACCTGGTCATTCCCGCTCCAATACAGCAGGTGGTGACAGGCGAGTCTGGGCTCTTTACCCAGTACAACATCCAGAAGAAACCCATGAGTGTGCGGGAATTCCGGCGGACCGCCAACACGGATAA GTTTTGCAACCCCAGATATGTGGAATTTGAAGAGCTGGAGAGAAAGTACTGGAGGAATCTCACCTTTAACCCTCCATTGTATGGTGCAGACATCAATGGAACTCTCTACGATCCA GACGTGAGCGAGTGGAACATGGGGCATCTGAACACCATCCTGGATTTGGTGGAGAAAGATAGCGGGATTAAGGTTAAAGGGGTGATCACGCCATTCCTCTACTTCGGCATGTGGAAGAGCACGTTCGCATGGCACACTGAAGACATGGACCTCTACAGCGTCAACTACCTGCACTTCGGAGAACCCAAGTCCTG GTATGTTGTGCCCCCAGAACATGGGAAGAGATTGGAACGCCTTGCTAAAG GATTTTTTCCTGGAAGTGCCCAAAGTTGTGAAGCTTTCTTACGGCACAAAATGACATTGATTTCCCCGTCGATCCTGAGGAAGTACGGCATCCCTCTCGAGAAG GTCACACAGGAAGCAGGTGAGTTCATCGTGACCTTCCCGTTTGCGTACCATGCTGGCTTCAACCACGGCTTCAACTGCGCCGAGTCCACAAACTTCGCTACACAGCGCTGGATTGACTACGGCAAGCAGGCCGCATTA TGTTCCTGCCGTAAGGACATGGTGAAGATCTCCATGGATGTTTTTGTGCGCAAGTTCCAGCCGGAACGCTACAAGCTGTGGAAGGCAGGGAAGGACAACGCCCCCATCGACCACTCCAAAGTCACTCTGGAGGTGGCCGAGCTCCTAACGGATGAGAAGGtgcaggcagaggagagaggagagctcAGTAACTGGACCGAAACCATCAGTCAGGCAGAGGAGGGATCAGAAAGACCGGCAGAAcaggggggtggagagagagcggCTGAacgggagggtggagagagagcagtgacagagacagaaaagacagataatgagacaggagagacacagaTGATCACAGCAAATGCAGATAGAGGAGAGACACcaacagagaagacagagagtggagagagagagacagaaaacacagagtgtgaagacagagagacagaaaacacaagtGAGAGCTCGGAAGGACGGACTGAGAAAGAAGACAAAGGaagcagagaggtggaggaagacagtggaagagcagagaaggaCACAGCAGACAAGGACACGACAGACAAGGACACGACAGACAAGGACACGACAGACAAGGACACGACAGACAAGGACACAGCAGAGAAGGACACGACAGACAAGGACACGACAGACAAGGACACGGCAGACAAGGACACGGCAGACAAGGACACGGCAGACAAGGACACGGCAGACAAGGACACGGCAGACAAGGACACGACAGACAAGGACACGACAGACAAGGACACGACAGACAAGGACACGACAGACAAGGACACGACAGACAAGGACACGACAGACAAGGACACGACAGACAAGGACACGGCAGAGAAGGACACGGCAGACAAGGACACGGCAGACAAGGACACGGCAGAGATGGACACGGCAGACAAGGACACGGCAGAGATGGACACGGCAGACAAGGACACGACGGACACGGCAGACAAGGACACGGCGGACAAGGACACGACGGACACGGCAGACAAGGACACGGCAGACAAGGACACGGCAGACAAGGACACGGCAGAGATGGACACGGCAGACAAGGACACGGCAGACAAGGCCACGACAGACAAGGCCACAGCAGAGATGGACACGACAGAGATGGACACGACAGAGATGGACACGACAGAGATGGACACGACAGAGAAGGACACGACAGAGAAGGACACGACAGAGAAGGACACGACAGAGAAGGCCACGGCAGACAAGGCCACGGCAGACAAGGCCACGGCAGACAAGGCCACGGCAGACAAGGCCACGGCAGAGAAGGCCACGGCAGAGAAGGCCACGGCAGAGAAGGCCACGGCAGAGAAGGCCACGGCAGAGAAGGCCACGGCAGAGATGGCCACGGCAGACAAGGCCACGGCAGAGAAGGCCACGGCAGAGAAGGCCACGACAGACAAGGCCACGGCAGACAAGGCCACGGCAGAGAAGGCCACGGCAGAGAAGGCCACGGCAGAGATGGCCACGGCAGAGAAGGCCACGGCAGAGATGGCCACGACAGAGAAGGCCACGACAGAGAAGGCCACGACAGAGAAGGACACGACAGAGAAGGACACGACAGAGAAGGACACGACAGAGAAGGCCACGGCAGACAAGGCCACGACAGAGAAGGCCACGGCAGAGAAGGCCACGGCAGAGAAGGCCACGGCAGAGAAGGCCACGGCAGAGATGGCCACGACAGAGAAGGCCACGACAGACAAGGACACGACAGAGATGGAGCCTTGCAAAaagacacacagtgagacacacgGGGAAGAGATGAACtctgaaacaacacacacacagaggagagaaggagagccaGAGCAGACTGACATGGACAGCAGggagataaagacagaaaaagaagagatagatagaggacagttggagagagaaaatggagagaaaccGAGAGAAAAGATTGAAACGCTAATAACTGAGACTGCAAGAGTGGAGAATGAGACCAAAGAGCaagagatggaaagagcagAGTGGAAGACACAAGGGGAGACAGGCGGAGAGATTGGGATGGACAGAGGAGAAACTGgagatgaaaaagagagaggtgcAGGAGAAATGGAAGAGGACGGCTCTGAGAacggagagacggagaaagTAGAGGCAGCtagaggtgagacagagagagagatggcagaaACCccgagaggagagacagacctCGAAACGGGGATgctggggagagaaagaaacgagagtggaggagaaggagcagtAGCGGAGGCCGAGGAGGAAAGAGGGGGGCGGAGAGAGGCGTTGGAGGCAGGAGACAtgcagggtggaggggtggacaCGGAAGAGggcgagaaagagggaggaggggccggCATCGAagacggagagatggagagaggagaggtgaccgCCGAGGCCGTGGAtgcgagagagtgtgaggaggaggaggaggatacGCACTCCGCTGAGGAAGAAAGAAGCGGCTCACCACTGCAGGACGAGAG CAGCGAGTGTAAGCAGCAGGTGGCAGTTAAGCGACCAAGGGACACCAGTGCTGGTTCTGGTGCTGGTTTTGCAGAAGCTGAGGAGCAGGTCCAGCAGAAGAGAGCTCGGTTCAGCCAGCCTGACCCTAGAGaagtggaggggtgtgtgggtccAGCAGACCCAG ATGGGCAGGAGGGTGAGGACAGCATGGAAACAGACAGAACTCCAGACCATCCAAAGACTCCTTCCTGTTTGTCAGACAAGCCCCCAGTCTCCAGCCCTGCCCCCATCATAGACACTCCGCCCTCACAGAGCCGTGACCTCACTCCTTCTGCAACCAGTGATGTCATGCAGCCTGGTGACATCACAGATAAGACAAGCACATCTGCGTCTACgttcagtgatgtcactgctTCTTCCCAGCCTGCTAGTGTCACCACTCGGAGGAGTGACATAACTTCTCAGTCAAATTATATTACCTCTCAGTTGAGTGAGATCACCTCTCAACTGCCGGATGTCATTACTCAGCCGAGTCAGAATAACATCACCTCTCTGTCGAGTGACATCGTCTCTCGGCCAGTTGACATCACATCTCAGTCACACAAATTCACTCCGTGCCATGACCTCAAAACTAAACCCAGTAGTGTCACTAATCTTCCTGGTGACATCACTCCTCCGTGGTGCGCCCTCACCAACAAACCTAGTAAAATCACTGCTAAACTTCATTCTAATGACATTACCACCAAGCCCAATGCAAATGACTTCAGCATTCGAGCTAAGCCTACCCATAGCACTCGGCACCATGGTGACATCACACCCAAGCCCTGCAAAACCAGCCCTAAGTTTGAGCTTAAATCCAGGGAGAGTATTGGCACTCGCGCTCCACCAGAGGCCATCGGCGAGCACAGAGCCAACTCCAGTGTGAACCCAGCCCAGCGTCTCTTCCAGAGAACTTTGAGTCCGGCCGAGGTTCTGCACGTCCACAGCTATGCCAAAGGAGACTACAGTGACCCAGAACCGCACAGCAGGGGGGCAAGAGACAGTGACTCAGACACAGAGACGCATAGCGACTCCCAG cagggggcagaaGAGGGCTGTGAAGATGCCCTGAACAGCCTGGTGAAGCTGCCCAGACACCATCCTCTGATGAAGGATGGCATCAGTGATGAGG AACTCCAAGACCAGGCTCTGATTGACGAGGAAGGGTTAGAGGGTGAATCCTGGGCAAAACGTCTGGCCCTGCTGTGGCAGAACAGGCCGTAtaatgaagaaagagagagggagtacaACAGAGAGATGGGTCTCCAGTCACCCTACTGCGCCGTCTGCATGCTGTTCCAGGCCCACCAGCGG TCTGAAGGTGGCGACAGGGAGCCAGCTCCCATCCAGGCAGGGGGGCAAGTAAGGACAAAGCCACTGATCCCAGAGGTGTGTTTCACCACCACGACAGAGGACAGCGCCGAGCTGCACCTGTCCACACCCCACCTGGAGCAGGATGGAACCAGCGTGCTCATCAGCTGTGCCCAGTGCTGTGTGCGGGTACACACCA GCTGCTATGGTGTGGCACCTGAGAGAGTCACCAAAGACTGGAGATGTGCCCGCTGTGTGGCCAACGCCTTGACCGAG AGCTGTTGTCTGTGCTCGTTAAGGGGTGGTGCCTTACACAGAGCCAACAATGACAA gtggGTGCATGTCCTGTGTGCAGTAGCCATATTGGAGGCGCGCTTTGTGAATGTCACGGAGAGATCTCCTATAGACCTGAGTGGCATTCCCCTACAGAGATTCAGACTG AAATGTTACTACTGTAAGAGAAGGATGAAGAGGACATGGGgctgctgtgtgcagtgctcccaCGGCCGCTGTCCCACCTCCTACCACCCTACCTGCGCACAGGTTGCCGGCGTGCTCATGCACCCGGACGACTGGCCCTTCGTCGTCTACGTCACCTGCTGTCGTCACAAAGGGCCCAGCCAGTcggag AGGAATAAGGAGTCCATGCGGGACTTGAGCGTGGGCCAGAAAGTGATCTGCAAGCACAAAAACGGCCGCTACTATCAGTGTGATGTGGTCCAGCTGTCCAAGGAGACGTTTTACGAGGTCAACTTTGACGATGGCTCCTTCAGTGACAATCTCTTCCCTGAGGACATTGTG GGTCGTGACTGCAGCCAGCTGGGTCCTCCACCCCCCGGGGACGTAGTGCAGGTGCGGTGGACCGACGGCCTCATCTACGGAGCAAAGTTTGTGGCGTCTCACGTCATCCAAATGTATCAG GTGGAGTTTGAGGATGGCTCGCAGCTGACCGCCAAGCGAGACGACGTCTACACGCTGGACGAGGAACTGCCTAAGCGGGTGAAGTCCAGACTG TCCAAGGCGTCCGACATGCGTTTCGATGGGATGTTCGGGGAGAAGAAGGAACAGCTCAGCAAGAGACAACGTGTGATCAACCCCAAGTACAGAGGAGACTACATCGAGCCTGTCATCTACAGAGCCATCATGGAGTag